ttattgtttcttCTCTATTGTCATAGCCCATTCACAACATGGTGTTATAATTAtgatttgtatatttttgttcAGCTACAATATAGTGTGCTAATATTTTCTTTCTACTCtgtttcttaaaatttttaattgaaatgctATTGCTAAGTGGATGTTTATATGCAATTGTATTCACAATTATATTTTTGCcatgtaataatatattttatatgttgATTGTGTTGCTAGTTTGATTTAGTAAAATAGAGCTTGGAACTTTGAGCTTTAAGGTTTGTAGCCGAAATCTTACTAGATTGATTTCAATAcaacaacaacattccattatccAATGTCATTAAGTAGTTTCTACCTATTTTCCACTGTCTTTCAATAATCTTGGCCTTCCCACTAACCCAATTTCTCTGGTTTATTATAAAATCTCTGCTCATTTGACGTGTTCAAGAGATGTGACACAACTCTTTGGGGAAACTCGTGCATATTTAACATGATACAAAGGCCGGGTGGTGAATAGTAAAATCTTTGCTCATTTGACTCCACATTGATGTAATGTGACATGCCATCAATGACGAGCTAGAAACCTATGCTTGTCACTAAACCTAGGTGTTGGGAAGTGCAAAGGGTAGCTTGTTGCTGAGTTGGGGATGCCCCTTCCaccaatttgaatttggatTGTGCCATGTCACAATATGTGATGATGTTTCACGCTAGTTGTCACCAACCTACTGTAATACTCTCCTATGTGGGCTTGGGAGTTGGGAGTGGGAACGAATATTGGAGTACTCACATGCGGAGTTGTATTAGTGATGCCGTAATTCCTATTTGAATTAACTCTATTTTTTTCTGTATTACAACTTACAAGGAGTCAAGTACTCATGACGTGTCTAAATGCCTAACTTTTCTTGTTTGTTACTTGATTCAGCAATTTCTAGACCGAACTTTTTTCGTATGAATGCTTAGTGTGGATTTAGTAGCCACTTAATCATATGATTCTTGAGCTTGATGATTGTTTGACTTGTCATTTAGACTTGTTGGTTAAATCTAGGCTTAAAAATAATTGATGTTTTATCAAAGCAAATGAAAATGCTTGTCGTGTTGGGATTGTCTACATATTTTACTACATTTTTGAGTCCTTTCCATCCTAGTTACTCTGCCCTTTTATGTTTCTTATTAATGGGGGGGAGTCatgaatatttgaaatttaatttagaCCAGCCTACCCCAATCTTGGTTTTCTTTATCCTTATACAAGTTTGTTGGATTGTATTTTGGATTATTGTTCTCCTGTCTTGTTGAATCGAATGTCATTGGGTTATCTGCATTACATTTAATATGCTAGTTGTGATATTTGTAGTAAGTTTTCCAAGCTCCAAGTTCAAGCAACAATTTTGCAAGATGAAGAGGAGAAGATAAAAAAAGTCGATGAATCTTTTCAATCAAAGACTATAGCAGATGAAATAGGGAAAGGGTGCAGTAAAGCAATACCATTAGGGGACTCGACATCCAATGATTTTGATGGATGGATAATCAAACTAGAGCAGTCTATCAATATTTTCCTCACGGtattttttcttagtttttttgTCTAAATACTCTTGACCTTTTTAGATACTGTAGTCATTTGAACCTGATgaactttcctttttttttttttgtttagataATGCCACCTTGCTGGTTCCATCTTGTCTtagcaaaaataaaattatatttaagttGTACTTTTAGTGAAGCGGGTTGGGGGACTTAAAACACGTATTTCGAAAGTACTGGATCTAAATTTATGAAACCTTATTAACCCACTGCATAGACTTTATGCTGCATACTAAATGTGTATTTACTATGCTGTATTGAATTTCATTTGTTCTTACAAATTTAATAGATTTCCGGTCAGAGAAATATgctctaaataaaaataataatgcacTGAATTGTTACAAGGAACATCAGGACACTAGGAGTATGCAATCTTTGTTTTCATCCATTTAGACTCTAAACACAAtgtttttataattgtttttttctAGCACACTGTATTCCTATGATGTGATTTTTGAAGAACCTGTTTTGTACTTGTCTTATTTGAGTGTTCAAGTGCGTAGCACCTTGAGGAGCAAGACCAGACATTATTGATTGTGTACGCCAAATTACTGATTGTTGCAGGATTCCGTGATTAAGATACTTGATACTTTGTATCATGACAGGCACTATGCAAGGTTCTTTGTCCTGGAAACCGTTGCAAGAGTCCCTTATTTTGGTGAGGCTTGTTGTTTCTTTGTGTTGTTGACTTGTTTCTGTTGTATATCTATTTAGCTGGGGTGTATAGGGTTTCTATATCTCTTGAAAAACTGGACACTTATTAGGAGCATGCATGTTGCGGCTCATAGTTTTCTCAGAGTAATATCCAGGAATTTCACGTGGCGATTGACTATTGTTAGCATATGTTGAAGATACTTTCCCTCATATATGTTGCTAgaaagtaatataaaatttgaGATCTATTTCCAGTATAAATCACTCCTGTCCCGAAGAGAACATGCTTTAAATAGttgaaataaatatataaagagGGCTTAGAGGAACTGAGGAAGAGTGACTGAGCTTTTAACACTCAAATATAGAACTTAATTCAGTAGACGTCTTGAATATTTATCACAATAATCGCATTTATGACTTGTTATCATTTATTGTCAGAAGGTGGGCGATATGGTCAAGAATATAAATTTTCAGGCACTTTTACATATACAGCAATATTTTACTTTGTTGTTCTCTTGACTGTAGTTGAAAATTGAAATCCTTGTTAGCACTTATAGTTGTTTGGTTAAATTTGATTAATTAGCCTTCCtatcaaaaatattgtatttaatATTCATTATTCGATGTTGCAAACTATCCTGCTCTTGGCAGCCTTTATATCTGTGCTACATATGTACGAGAGTTTTGGCTGGTGGAGGAGAGCTGATTACTTGAAAGTCCATTTTGCTGAGAGCTGGAATGAGATGCACCACCTTTTGATCATGGAGGTATGTCCTTTCTGGAGTTTTAATTGGTTAGATTCTCGGTTATTTGCCATGTTTCTACGTTTGCTAGTATGCTTGTGTTCACTCTTGAATTAACTCTCTTATATGTGGCTAAAAATCTTTTAACTTCTATGTTATGTTTTCAGATTAATCAATATAATATAGGAGTGATATGGTGGAGAGATTGCCTTAGTCTCAGGCTTTAGTTTGATTTCCTTACCAAGAAAAAGTCTGATTCTGTCTTGGGTTCATTTAATGTTGTGTCAGGCGTGAAAGTTGCCGCTCGATATCAAAGAGttttcttgatttcttttgtGCTTTGTAGAATCCAAACTGATTGGTGTTTGAACATTAAGGTAGTACAAAAAATGGCTACAAGGTAtttgtgatttgaaattattaaggttGTTAGTATGGTTATACATGGAAGCACAATAGATACTTCTCAGTTTCATCATACTTGTACATAATAACTGATGCATTAAGCTTCATTCTGTATTTTATTGGTTGCTTGTTCTGGTACATGAGAGCTCAATGTATGCAAAGTTTAGCTGTAGTACTGTTAGCTGTAAAAAACCAGGAAGAAAAGATAGGGAGAGGGGGGTGTTCAGGTGGCTTGTGCAATGAGGAAGGATAGGGAACATGCTAGTGTCAACTCTATTGCTCATGCAAACAGTGGctgattaatgttttttaagattaTGTGTTCAGTTAGAATTCATTTTTGAGCGAAAAGTTGTTCTTATGTTATAGTATTACTTTTAGTGAAGTTTTCTTGTGTTATGCAGGAATTGGGCGGGGATGCTTGGTGGATCGATCGCTTCCTTGCTCAACATATTGctatcttttattattttatgacAGTTATCATGTATGCGGTTAGTCCAAGAATGGCATGTAAGTGAATGGTGATAATTTTGGACTTATAGATTTTACTAATATTCTGTTAACTTTGCTAACAAGAAGgaattaaaactaaaataataggAGTATATCTTTGGACATACTCCTCCGTCCAAGATAGTTTGCCTATTATTGAATGGCTTGGAGATTAAGAAGATAGATATATTGGGTTGAAGTAGTGAGGTGTTTAGAATTAAGAGAGAGAATATAGAGTAAAAGTGGTGGGGTGATGTCCAAAAGTAGAAATATAGCAAATTCATTGAGACCgactaaaatgaaaagtggGGCATATTTGGAGTATATGTATAAGTTGCTTTTTATAACTTACAACTCCAATTATAATGCAGATCATTTCTCTGAATGTGTTGAGAATCACGCATTTGAAACTTATGACAAGTTCATCAAAGCTCAAGGAGGTAAGTTGGTCTTTGGAGGCTTTAAAGTTTTGGCTGTCATTTCTTGTTTGTGCATGTGCACCTTTCTTTctccatattttcttttttttcttttctaaatttGTAATGATTATAAAAAATGACTTAGGTTCTTTGTTattcggactcttcattttaccACATGTACCCGTGTCTTATCCTAGACACTCAGTCATCAGTCATGGGTATGACATTTGGACAATGTTTTTTGGACCAAAactattgtttttttataatttggcGGAGTCAGACCCTTGGATACGTTTGTGTGCTTGAGTCTAGGTAACTGAGCTTTGTTCATACACCCCCCTTTTGCAGATGCATGATCCTATAATTGATTATAAAGCTGAAGCTAAATTTTTCCTCTTGTTCCTATATAGATGAACTGAAGAAGCTCCCTGCACCAGATGTGGCTGTGAAATACTATACGGGTGGTGACTTGTACTTGTTTGGTATGGTAGTTGACTCCTATCAGTTTCTTTGACTGAAAATTTAGTAGTTTTCACTATAACTGAAGCTGTTTCTATATCAGATGAATTCCAAACTTCCCGAGTTCCTTGCTCCCGAAGGCCAAAAATAGGTAACTACTTGATTTGCCCAATTTTGTTGTACTGAACTTGTTTTATAAGGCCGAATGGATGCTTTCAATACCAAAGGACATTTGTGGATAGTAATATAAAAGGGAGAGGAAGTAGAGGGAAAGAGGAAGGAAGGAAAGGGATGGAGCTCTAAATCTTTCCTACATTGGAGGGTTGGTATTAATAAAAGTGAGATTGAAGATGGACCCAAAAGAGAGAACTTGTCCCCCTCCCCTGCTTTCCCCTGCCATTCCTTTCTCTCCATTCCCTCTTATCCTAAGTGTAGTTATATGTTTCTGTAACTGTAGCTAATCTCTATTCCCTcccattttattttcattttatgtaTTTGTATCCTCAAGTTGATAATTTTTCATGTTAGGACTATTAAACCTATTTTGAGTTCAAGTCCAGGTATTATAGATTCATAGGTTATACCTTTGTATAGATGGGAGCAAAACTCAAATTGCGATACATGTCCATCAAGAAAGTGGGAAAAGCTTATTTTGATTaatctaaaaaagaaaaaatttctgAACATTTTTCTGTCTCAAAAGTCAATTTCTTAGTGATTGCACCCAAATTACTAGCTTTCTCGTATATAAGTTATTATGGGGTATTGCGTCTTGTATGGATGAACAAAACTGACAATTAAGCAAGTGCAAATATTTTTCAAGAGTATTATTTGTTTAATCTGTTACTTTTGGTTATTTTGCCATTCATTAAAAGGCTTGGTAGTTTAGATTTAGAAGCTTTGAGAGAGAATATTATAAAGAGGATCGatttcctttttccttttaggGGTGTCTAGAATTGTATGCCCTTGAAGATTTTCCAGCTTGAATGTGCTAGCGTTACTATCCATGTTTATCTTCATGTTCTGCCTTATCTTAAGGGAATTTTTGGCATCCGTATATGATACATATCATTTGGGTTGAAGTTTATCTTCATTCCGACTTGCTTTCATGTTTGATAGCATAATATACTGAATATAAAGTAATGAtgaaattttgtattaattagtgGCTGTTGTTTGCAGAGAATTTGTATGATGTGTTTTTGAATATAAGAGATGATGAAGCTGAACATTGCAAGACAATGAGAGCTTGCCAGACTCATGGAAACCTCCAATCTCCTCATTCATCCTCAGAAGATATTGATGATTCAGAATGTGTTCTGTCACAAGATTGTGAAGGTATAATAGATTGTATAAAGAAATCAGTTACAACTTCTCAACGAGCAAACAAAACATGACACAGgatagtatacatatatattaagaaatcatcacaatgataaaaaatagcCAGTGAAATCTTTtaattctataaaaaaaaaaaaaaaaaaaagctgcACAAAGTTTTGTGTATTACAACCCGGGTTGCCTATTTTCTATGATTAGCTGTGGCAGTTTGCTGTAGATAGGGTTGAATCTATAATGTTTAAGCAGATAAGAATTATACTATGCTACAGTTTTCTTGAAAAGTTGGCCATGTGACAACTTACAATCTCTATAAAGACAGTAATGACAAGCACATGTAAATTTTGGAAGCTGATTAAATATACAATTTATTGACAAATTtgtgaatataattttcatttgagTAATTACTCGTCCAGCTTTTAGGTCGAAATTTCCTTGCTGGGATGTTCTTTTTTTGTAATGACAATAATACTATAGCTCTCCCATTTGTCTTATTCCCCATTTTTTGATTAGAAGGGAGgtgtatattttatgaaaatatatgtTTTCTGTTATGAATATTAATGAATAGCTCCTCACTTTATTTTGGGTGGTAATTTAAGTTATTAGAGCATGTTAGACTTGACCCTGCTTAGATTCCAGTCCGGAGGCCAGATACTTGTATGATAGCGGTTGcctttatgttttttattttgtcttctGGCCTCCAGGAATGCATGAGAATTTGCTATTGGTCAAAAGGGATGTGTAGGTAATTGAAGAACTTTTAATTAGTTGTCATGCAGGGCTTCcgtcttcttttctagggaacACTTTTATTAGTAAAGATCGTTAGTCTCTCGATTTCATAGCTTAAtataaatagttaaaatgcacaACTTACATGTTGAGCCGTATTTTTATACGGGTGAGGTAAGCTACAGGGATGGAAGCGCAACGTGCTGTTAGGCATGTTTTTCATAAAAGTTCCTCTTATTTGGTTTGTGCCTTATTCCAGGAGATGTGCGAGGTGTATCCCAAGCGCCTCACACCTCAAACTAAGCTTGCTAGGTTCTCTGGTTCAAGTGAATAGCATGTGAGTAAAAGCATCCTTCATCGTATTGACTTCCTAATAAATAAGTTTCGCATCACCTTTACATTAAATTTCCTCTTCTGTGCATCCTGTCTGTCATCTCCTTGATTTTTAACTGCAATGGATAATATTAAATCACTATGCAAATCCTGTTAAGTGACTTTGTTCTCTTTCAACTACTGTGCATATATGTTTGTGGTATCATTTTTTATGAACAATTTAAGCTTTTATTTCCATCATAGTGACATTAAAGTCATGTAAGTGTGTAActgcttaattatttttgtgcAAACAAACTACAGTTGGGACCTAACGTCTCATTTCTGTATGAATAACATGATACATATGCGGTTACCAGTTTATAGCTGTTATTTCTTGATGAGAGAGACAGAGTTGATGTCTTGTAGCAAAGTTAGGTGTTCACAACTCACGTAATACGCTACCATGAGCTTCTACTTGAAGTGCCATTTAAATTGGGACGATCTTCGAGCAACACACAGTAAATGGAATAACCTCGGAGTGACACACGTACATAGATGTACGCATAGGTAAACCTAGTCGATAAATGTGTTTACCGGATCAAGTAAGATCTCTCACCTTCTCCTATTTGTTTCATCGACCGAATCTCAGCTAATGAGTACTAGCCCTGAAGCCTAGAATAATGCTTTAAACTAACGCCATCTCAGTGTCACCCTTGCagatatgattaaaaattaaaacactcTTTTATCTCCCCATTAAGATCAAAGCCTTTTGTCCCATAAGATGGATTAACACACTTTTGGTGTGCTTTGCTTGAGGAATTTTTTGTCCTCGAAAACCACTTTGGAGCTGGACGAACCTTGAAACTTTTGTTCACAAAAAATGGACGTTGCccatttttttgtcttttcttATATCGAATTTTTTGAGAGTGTGATTGGTTAGGTTGGAAGTATGATTTTCTAACACCACTTTCTGAAATTTCATCCTGTTACAAGCTAAAAGATCGAAACATAGGGGAGAGAACAGTTTTTGCACCAAGTGTACGATGTGgcctatatatttttttggttccAAGATTAAGATAATCTCTTACAAGCAAGAGGGGAACAGagaattgatttttttgtaggCGGTGAGAATCAAATCCCGATCACAAGGATTAACGGAAAAACGTTCAACCATTAGGCTAACTCATAATTCTCACGATGTggctaaaattaattttctttcagCTTGTTTTGATGAACTTTGTCGAATGACATAACAAGCCTGTCATATATTGGATAATTTCCATTGATTTTGCTAATGACTTTATAGATTTGACCAATTGCATGTGCTATGTATAATTAATTAGATTAATGCATATGCAACCACCCATACTTTAATTGGTGTTTTAGATTATATTGAGTTTGTTCTCGTGTCTGTAGGGTCATTCCCAAATATTATGGACGCTTTGTGGTAAATGGTAAATTTTATGGTTGGAGACGAGATTCGTTTGTTTAGAGCACATAatcatattataaattttccacTTTTCTTATACTCATGTGCACTTCTTGTTCTTATCTATTGTTTTTGatgtcaaattatattttttattttttgtggaGTTCGTAGACAATATATGCAACAGTCAATTGGAAACTAAAACtttattatcactaacaaggttaaaaattttacatatcGTACCCCTCTAAATCTCACTCATTGAATATTGTGCTCTTGTTTTTTATgtatgatgtttgctaccaagagTTAATTGGAAACattttctttgttatcactaataagGGTGTAAGGTGGTGTAAATCCGACCCCTCATACCCCGCATTGAATGGCTTTCGGGTTTGGAATGTTGTTTTTTATAATGTTATGACTTATGTGAATCCTCTCAAATATTTTCTAATGTGTGTTGTTTTTATCTTCCTTTGTTCCTGAGGCATTTTTTTAACGCCATGTGATTCAGTTGAGAAACTTTGTTGTTTAGGTTGCGCCATTGATGATCCTGTGTTTGTCAGAATTTATGAGAAATGGATATGTTGTAGAGTTTCCTCAGGACCACATGAATAGATATTTTCAGATATCTATTTAGTTTCTTGTGGGCtgaaattaatagaaaaatacAAAGCTTAGGTAGAAATGTACTGATATTTTGTTGATAAAGACTAAAGGAGGAGTATGAAATTATGGCCATTATGTGTAGTTTCTGGGTGACTTTTATAAATTTTGGCGTTTTTGGATACCCAGGCTAGTTGATAGAGAATGTACTGATGTGATAGCAGATACTTTAACTCTTTAAGTAAGGGCGAACTCAGTGATAGCAGATACTTTAAGTAAGGGCGAATTCAGGATATTAGTATAAGGTGGGTTGAACTAACTTGGCTATTATTCTTCTGTGCTATATGTTATACACGATTCAATATTAATAGGGTTTTAACCAAATGGCCCGGATCATGGCCTAGAAAGGCTCGAACCTAAATTCGCTTGTACATGATACTGTATTTTCAGGAGTACTGTGTGCTGTCCTTTTTCCCTAACCTTGGCTCAGTTGCTTGAAATTGAGAATAAGTTGTATGTGAAACCGTAACATCCATAATCGAGGTACTCGTAAATCCTAAACAGCTTGGATTCGTTCATGGCGGAAAGATTAGTTGATGTGTCTAGTAATCAAGGTTGTTAAAATCGCGATccggatcgtaaaatcgtacgATTTTATGATTCCAATTGCACCTATCGAGTTGAATCGAGGTTAAAATTAGACTTGGGCAAAATCGTTAGAATCGATTAAAATCGGTAAAATCGTAAAATTGTACCGATTTTACAAAATAGGCATTTTAAGagaaaattcttaaatattatAGGTCATGCGACAATTTTTGACCTATTTGTTACTTTAAATTAGAAGAAATATCGTTTTACATCTTCTTTTCACctttatttgtcattttctgtaattattcatcattatttttctttttttttcatgtctACTGTAGCTTCTAAGTTATTCTTCCCCAACCTACTTGTAAGATATTTATGTAATGCACTTAAATTAACGTATtggaaaaaaaagttttttagtGGTGAAAATTAATCTGTGCACtcttgataagtgcaattatttgcacttatttatatcattttatactccttaatgatgattattgttagtaatttcgtacttattttaaagatttatgctactctacccattttggttattcatgttgattttgagccgcgtttttaagcataattcttatggttttaatgttgATGGAGTTTACTAAGGAGATTATTTCTCGTTTAAAGATGTTTTATAATGAAGATGGgcaaaagagttgaaaagtgttaaaatacaaaagttttgaggtgaaatttgatatatgctcactcttttggtcataacttttgatgaAAAGATCGCAGTAATGCAAGGCTTGCGTCATCGGAaagtagacttcaagagctttccaacggtatattatatgtcTAATTCCGACAACCGAGCAACAAATGGAGACTGTTTAAAGTTCGCCAGTCAGAAGCTAAACGACGAGCCGTCGTCTGAatgcgacgactcgtcgcttctTCACTGAACTCTCATACCCAGGCAGAAACaaagcgacgactcgtcgcctGAAAGCCACGACTCGTCTCCAACCTGCTGATATCCAAATCTGACGGTTTTCTTTTACTATTTtagtggttttatttatttttagctttattttattattagaaatcAGTTATTATTGGGGAGATTGTTCCCCAAGTAACCTTAGAATATAAATACGCAtagttaatttcatttttttgtgcTTTTAGTGCCCTAGATGCCCTAATGCTCTAGTTttcattattagtttattaagcttagtttttatgtttttcattgcAACTTTCATTTATTTATGCAATCTATGGTTTGTTTATGTTTCAATTTGTAAGTTTCTCTATCTTGTCCTTTAATAATTCATCAAACtgtttttaattcattattttcatcattttcatcatctaaattagggttttgcttattattaatttcatgttAGTTATTATGTCTAGTGAGTAGATTATCTTTCTAGGATTAAGGGATTGACCCTAATTCGAAGCATGAAATGATATTTGatcgattaattgtgtgaaatttgggtcAATGATTAAACCTATGCTTAATGAGCCTTAGTTTAGATAtctttattaactttttcaataaaatggaagtttgagattaggattaatttaagattgaggtatatttaagttaaattcctattagtttaaccaataaaacagaagtttgaggattaatatTAGTAAGGTCTTAACCAATAAagcggaagcttgagattaattagatcacgtttaatCATGCCAAAGGCTCAATTTtatacaattatgagagtaattgactcccatgttagaattagaTGATTCCTGACATCCTATATTTGCTTTATTACCACCGTcttcatattaatttttgacTTAGCTTTACTTATTAGTTTCAATTgcatcattttgatttttttcataGTTGTGTTAGATTCTCAAACCGATTATATTGTTTGTCCGTATCTCGTACTTATAAACTAAACAAATTTATTAACTCGCTTCCCTGGGTTCGACCCGTATtgctacacgtacaccgtgcgtTTGCGGTTATTAAAATTCGCCCCTATCAACTCCATTTGTCTAGGTTTGTGTAGAGTAACTAGACACTAAGTCAATTTGTCTGTTTTTTGTTAAATGatataaaattacaacttagaATTAAATATTCTATGAATTATATTGTAAAAATAATAGGTAAAAACGAATCTAAATGTATTTTACATTGAAAATAACTCAACAATAAATACAAACGACAATTACGTCTTAAACTTGCAAGATTTATAAAATCGGTCGATTTTACAATTTGATTTTACAATCCGATTCTGAAAGTTGCTTTCGATTCAAGTAAAATTCCGATTTTAACAACCACAAGGATGTTTTTGACAGTAGGTTGCGGGTCTCACTGGGTGCCTTCCTATTCTGGGTAAACCATATTTTGGGCACAGTTCTAGTTTTAGTACTGTATCATTCTTCTCATCTCTCTTCAGTGAAATTTGTACTTAGACCACAGAATAGTTACCGATTAATAACTGCTCTGATACTGACAATAACTTGCTCCATTGATCCTAATAAGTTGGTTATTGACAAAgactaaaattgttaaaatcgaAATTTAGAGTCGTTAAAACCTGTAGCATCGAATCGAAGAATCGTAAAATTAtacaataaacttaaatttgctATCTAGTCATCATTTTTCAccttaaaagtttaagtttattaattaaagtttcattcactttattttcaagaataaaatagaaaaatatttaataattagtttaaatctttataccgatgaagaaatttattttttaaaaattatgatgatgaatCATTGaattgtaagaaaaattaatgaaaatggtacattagaaaaattaagaataaaatttgTAGAATTGAATCGttaaatcgtaggatcgtaaaatcgtgttatgattctacctctataaattttttattttgattagaatcgtaagattctcCAACTTCTACAATTCAAATCGCTCACTTATTTTTAGATCGTAAAATCATAGAATCGTGATTTTAGTAACCATAAACACATTTGTGCTCGCactaagtttatattattgttggaaaatcagtgaaagttcgtattattcaggataatttttccttttccttattGATCAACTAATGTAGTTTAAAG
This genomic stretch from Amaranthus tricolor cultivar Red isolate AtriRed21 chromosome 9, ASM2621246v1, whole genome shotgun sequence harbors:
- the LOC130823829 gene encoding ubiquinol oxidase 4, chloroplastic/chromoplastic, which translates into the protein MAEFLSLPSSSARATLAAKLSTVPKNLAIFGSFYSLRGFNSLSSFNLTCSASQRFIPRKFSKLQVQATILQDEEEKIKKVDESFQSKTIADEIGKGCSKAIPLGDSTSNDFDGWIIKLEQSINIFLTDSVIKILDTLYHDRHYARFFVLETVARVPYFAFISVLHMYESFGWWRRADYLKVHFAESWNEMHHLLIMEELGGDAWWIDRFLAQHIAIFYYFMTVIMYAVSPRMAYHFSECVENHAFETYDKFIKAQGDELKKLPAPDVAVKYYTGGDLYLFDEFQTSRVPCSRRPKIENLYDVFLNIRDDEAEHCKTMRACQTHGNLQSPHSSSEDIDDSECVLSQDCEGIIDCIKKSVTTSQRANKT